A genomic region of Dunckerocampus dactyliophorus isolate RoL2022-P2 chromosome 10, RoL_Ddac_1.1, whole genome shotgun sequence contains the following coding sequences:
- the tjp3 gene encoding tight junction protein ZO-3 isoform X1, protein MNATQRLKLMKHFGSVPPEPPPPLLVVPKPGMEELTIWEQHTITLNKDPKLGFGFALSGGKDKPHPDSGDTAVIVSDVLPNGPAMGRLFNKDQIVMVNGISMENVHSNYTIQTLKALDKTANVTVKRPRKIHIPATSKPSRAASHSNLLDPEPPRRTRRYSDGSDNRDASRYRSRARSSSPDRNGYGGAMPLMSSGYKRLPHHDMANKPLRTTLVKKKITDEYGLKLGSQIFIKHMTETGLAAKEGTLQEGDLILKINGMTTENLSLLETKHLVEKSRGKLTMTVLRDNRKFLVSIPEVEDSAPNSEEDRRRNSSSEMEDISDLDDRSPSHRTSRHPTREKRTHRTRADLPLVHKSRESSPVRSTLTRPPRGYAPRRAAYESESDRSASPPPVRMDSLDMRDHSSKYKSLSGLSTLPNPRSSSAHNWTSPRPSSSSSRPRRPVSSDSDRSASPPPHRDSPRLDRYNPLVLPANLPSLRDSPILVRQEPPRRVNSPLRVPRPDSESESDGSSAPPRRQSTTYSQDSHSRYRVLPDVSSQPKPRRQGASGVPALSASHRASSESESEASYASVPRRDSTDSENSGRAKNRYRVLPEVKPSSVPVNPEPPRRISLPAQPPPPPDDSSESDQLFNLRRSGSSDRGDDRRSAPDVANKSGTVRSGISVKNNPPVHYTAPAKPAEEPIYSLPPDSYSTSNPGYSSDLQTVSFVKEGSVGLRLVGGNDVGIFVGGVQPNSPAYEQGMKEGDQILKVNNTDFGHYTREEAANFLLNIKRGEKVDIRTQNKMDIYKKIIKSNLGDNFYIRTHFDHETDHPIGLNFTRGEVFRVVDTMHRGKLGNWLAIRMGNDLHELDKGTIPNQNRAEALASQEQAQRASGERQVSGPRAEFWKLRGLRGNKKNDKNVRRSRDDLLQLTIQGKFPAYERVLLREANFKRPIVILGPLNDIAMEKLARELPDEYEVAEMVPRSGGGDSSSTVIKLDTVRRIAEKDKHPLLDITPTAVERLNYIQYHPMVIFLDPHSRKDVKAMRQRYSPDSNKSSRRLYSQALKLRKHCSHLFSARVDLQPGSNIWYQVLKDKIRHQQSKPVWVSEVTLESGGQQDLDALDQTQSDYLSAASDLEDTDGEAFTDGEVYTDNEDLDEAYPGQEAARSSRISGAALARSSEPAWGHRSPDDMDPEPHSDDYSLGGEIPPLMHVPEPTTLRRQSSSPPLNHPDDYPSHRSFTDSDFSNLDALAPTTPSDGPPDFIAPNPSTRYSLSEASYVDEPPESPQQASLAAIEEKLQQARVTEPQTQAEDKKPPQFIVLAHHHQAVQFRRTQIRGGSDSSEEDEEDEAEDIEWGPATEL, encoded by the exons aAACCAGGCATGGAGGAGTTAACAATATGGGAGCAGCATACAATAACGCTAAACAAA GATCCCAAATTGGGCTTTGGCTTTGCCTTATCAGGAGGCAAGGACAAACCCCATCCAGACAGTGGCGATACAGCTGTGATTGTGTCCGACGTGCTGCCCAATGGACCGGCCATGGGTCGCCTGTT CAACAAAGATCAGATTGTCATGGTCAATGGGATCTCCATGGAGAACGTCCACTCCAACTACACCATTCAGACCCTCAAGGCGTTAGACAAGACGGCTAACGTT ACAGTAAAACGGCCACGCAAGATCCACATCCCCGCTACATCCAAGCCGAGTCGGGCCGCCTCCCACTCCAATCTGTTGGACCCAGAGCCTCCGAGGAGAACGCGACGCTACTCGGACGGTAGCGACAACCGAGACGCCAGCCGCTACCGTTCCCGGGCACGCAGCTCCTCGCCTGATCGCAACGGCTATGGAGGCGCCATGCCCTTAATGTCATCAGGGTATAAGAGGCTCCCGCACCATGACATGGCCAACAAGCCCCTCAGGACCACTTTGGTTAAAAAGAAAATCACAGATG AGTATGGATTGAAGCTGGGTAGTCAGATCTTTATCAAGCACATGACTGAAACCGGCCTGGCTGCAAAAGAAGGCACACTGCAGGAGGGAGATCTTATTCTGAAG ATCAATGGCATGACCACAGAGAATCTATCTCTGCTGGAGACCAAGCATCTGGTGGAGAAGAGCCGAGGCAAGCTCACCATGACGGTCCTCCGAGACAACCGCAAGTTCCTGGTCAGCATCCCCGAGGTGGAGGACAGCGCCCCCAACAGCGAGGAGGACCGGCGTAGAAACAGCAGCTCTGAGATGGAGG ACATTTCGGACCTGGATGATCGTTCACCTTCTCATAGAACGTCTCGTCATCCTACCAGAGAGAAACGAACGCACAG AACCAGAGCGGACCTTCCTCTGGTCCACAAATCCAGGGAGTCTTCTCCAGTGCGCTCCACTTTGACTCGACCTCCAAGAGGCTATGCACCTCGTAGAG CTGCGTATGAATCAGAGTCCGACCGCAGCGCGTCACCGCCTCCGGTGAGAATGGACAGTCTGGACATGAGGGACCATTCCAGCAAATACAA aagcCTGTCTGGCCTGTCCACCCTGCCCAATCCAAGATCTTCTTCTGCCCACAACTGGACGTCACCTAGACCTTCCTCATCCTCATCACGGCCCCGCAGGCCTGTGTCGTCCGACTCTGACCGTAGCGCCTCCCCGCCGCCGCACAGAGACAGTCCTCGATTAGACAGATATAA TCCCTTAGTTCTTCCTGCTAATCTGCCTAGCCTGAGAGACTCCCCTATCCTGGTACGCCAGGAACCACCAAGGAGGGTCAACTCTCCCCTCAGAGTCCCACGCCCAG ACTCCGAGTCAGAGTCGGATGGCAGCTCGGCGCCTCCTCGGAGGCAGAGCACCACCTACAGCCAGGATTCTCACAGCAGATACAG AGTTTTGCCAGATGTTTCCTCGCAGCCCAAGCCAAGGCGGCAGGGCGCCTCTGGCGTCCCTGCTCTCAGTGCGTCACACAGAG CTTCGTCAGAGTCTGAATCAGAGGCCAGTTACGCGTCCGTCCCTCGTAGGGACTCAACAGACAGTGAGAACTCCGGCAGAGCCAAAAACAGATACAG AGTCCTTCCTGAGGTCAAGCCATCTTCAGTCCCTGTGAATCCGGAGCCCCCTCGTCGAATCTCATTGCCTGCACAACCACCGCCTCCTCCCGATG ATTCGTCAGAGTCAGACCAGCTGTTTAACCTGCGGAGGTCGGGGAGCTCGGACCGTGGGGATGACCGACGTAG TGCTCCAGATGTGGCAAACAAAAGTGGTACTGTGAGGTCTGGAATCTCCGTGAAGAACAATCCACCAGTCCACT ACACCGCTCCGGCCAAGCCTGCTGAAGAGCCCATCTACTCCTTACCTCCAGATTCGTACTCGACCTCCAACCCAGG GTACAGCTCCGACTTGCAAACTGTGTCCTTTGTCAAAGAGGGCAGCGTGGGCCTGAGGCTGGTGGGCGGCAATGACGTCGGCATCTTTGTGGGAGGAGTGCAGCCCAACAGCCCCGCCTATGAGCAGGGAATGAAAGAGGGAGACCAGATCTTGAAG GTCAATAACACAGACTTTGGCCATTACACTCGAGAGGAAGCCGCCAATTTCCTTCTGAACATCAAGAGAGGAGAGAAAGTGGACATCCGCACTCAGAACAAGATGGACA tttataAGAAGATCATCAAGTCCAACCTGGGGGACAACTTCTACATCCGCACGCACTTTGACCACGAGACTGATCACCCCATCGGGCTTAACTTCACACGAGGAGAGGTGTTCCGTGTGGTGGACACCATGCACCGTGGGAAGCTGGGCAACTGGCTGGCCATACGCATGGGGAACGACCTGCATGAGCTGGACAAAGGCACTATCCCCAACCAGAACAG GGCCGAGGCACTGGCCAGCCAAGAGCAGGCGCAGAGAGCAAGTGGGGAGCGGCAGGTGTCGGGACCCAGGGCTGAGTTCTGGAAACTACGGGGCCTCAGAGGGAACAAAAAGAATGACAAGAACGTGCGGCGCTCTCGCGACGACCTCCTGCAGCTCACCATTCAAGGCAAATTCCCAGCCTATGAGAGAGTCCTGCTCAGAGAAG CTAATTTCAAACGACCCATCGTCATCCTGGGTCCTCTTAATGATATTGCAATGGAGAAGCTGGCCAGAGAGTTGCCTGATGAATATGAAGTGGCTG AGATGGTTCCTCGCAGTGGTGGAGGAGACAGCAGCTCAACGGTTATAAAACTGGACACTGTGAGAAGGATAGCAGAGAAG GACAAGCACCCTCTTTTGGACATCACTCCCACTGCTGTGGAGAGGCTGAACTACATCCAGTATCACCCGATGGTGATATTCCTGGACCCCCACAGCCGCAAAGACGTCAAGGCCATGAGGCAGAGGTACAGCCCTGACTCCAACAAGAGCTCCAGACGACTCTACTCGCAGGCACTCAAACTGAGGAAACACTGCAGCCATCTTTTCTCAG CACGTGTTGATCTGCAGCCCGGCTCCAATATTTGGTACCAAGTTCTAAAAGATAAGATTCGCCACCAGCAGTCCAAACCAGTCTGGGTCTCTGAAGTCACG TTGGAAAGTGGTGGACAACAGGACCTGGACGCTCTGGATCAAACCCAGTCAGACTACCTCAGCGCCGCAAGTGACTTGGAGGACACAGACGGTGAGGCCTTCACCGATGGCGAGGTCTATACGGACAACGAGGACTTGGACGAGGCCTACCCGGGTCAGGAGGCAGCCAGGAGCTCCAGGATATCAGGAGCGGCTCTTGCTCGATCATCTGAGCCCGCCTGGGGCCACCGCAGCCCTGACGACATGGACCCCGAGCCTCATTCCGATGATTACTCTCTGGGCGGGGAAATCCCGCCTCTGATGCACGTGCCTGAGCCCACAACACTCCGCCGACAGAGTAGCAGCCCGCCTCTCAATCATCCGGATGACTACCCTTCTCACCGCAGTTTTACAGACTCTGACTTCAGCAACCTGGACGCCCTGGCACCCACCACTCCATCAGATGGTCCCCCGGATTTTATTGCCCCCAATCCATCCACACGATACTCTTTGAGTGAGGCCTCGTATGTAGATGAGCCTCCTGAGAGCCCTCAACAAGCCAGCCTGGCTGCTATTGAGGAGAAATTACAGCAG GCCCGTGTGACAGAGCCGCAGACACAAGCGGAGGACAAGAAGCCCCCCCAGTTCATCGT GCTGGCACATCATCACCAAGCAGTCCAGTTCAGGCGCACGCAGATCCGAGGAGGCAGCGACAGTTCcgaggaggatgaggaagacGAGGCGGAGGACATCGAATGGGGTCCAGCGACAGAACTGTAG
- the tjp3 gene encoding tight junction protein ZO-3 isoform X2, with amino-acid sequence MEVRFKDQMKPGMEELTIWEQHTITLNKDPKLGFGFALSGGKDKPHPDSGDTAVIVSDVLPNGPAMGRLFNKDQIVMVNGISMENVHSNYTIQTLKALDKTANVTVKRPRKIHIPATSKPSRAASHSNLLDPEPPRRTRRYSDGSDNRDASRYRSRARSSSPDRNGYGGAMPLMSSGYKRLPHHDMANKPLRTTLVKKKITDEYGLKLGSQIFIKHMTETGLAAKEGTLQEGDLILKINGMTTENLSLLETKHLVEKSRGKLTMTVLRDNRKFLVSIPEVEDSAPNSEEDRRRNSSSEMEDISDLDDRSPSHRTSRHPTREKRTHRTRADLPLVHKSRESSPVRSTLTRPPRGYAPRRAAYESESDRSASPPPVRMDSLDMRDHSSKYKSLSGLSTLPNPRSSSAHNWTSPRPSSSSSRPRRPVSSDSDRSASPPPHRDSPRLDRYNPLVLPANLPSLRDSPILVRQEPPRRVNSPLRVPRPDSESESDGSSAPPRRQSTTYSQDSHSRYRVLPDVSSQPKPRRQGASGVPALSASHRASSESESEASYASVPRRDSTDSENSGRAKNRYRVLPEVKPSSVPVNPEPPRRISLPAQPPPPPDDSSESDQLFNLRRSGSSDRGDDRRSAPDVANKSGTVRSGISVKNNPPVHYTAPAKPAEEPIYSLPPDSYSTSNPGYSSDLQTVSFVKEGSVGLRLVGGNDVGIFVGGVQPNSPAYEQGMKEGDQILKVNNTDFGHYTREEAANFLLNIKRGEKVDIRTQNKMDIYKKIIKSNLGDNFYIRTHFDHETDHPIGLNFTRGEVFRVVDTMHRGKLGNWLAIRMGNDLHELDKGTIPNQNRAEALASQEQAQRASGERQVSGPRAEFWKLRGLRGNKKNDKNVRRSRDDLLQLTIQGKFPAYERVLLREANFKRPIVILGPLNDIAMEKLARELPDEYEVAEMVPRSGGGDSSSTVIKLDTVRRIAEKDKHPLLDITPTAVERLNYIQYHPMVIFLDPHSRKDVKAMRQRYSPDSNKSSRRLYSQALKLRKHCSHLFSARVDLQPGSNIWYQVLKDKIRHQQSKPVWVSEVTLESGGQQDLDALDQTQSDYLSAASDLEDTDGEAFTDGEVYTDNEDLDEAYPGQEAARSSRISGAALARSSEPAWGHRSPDDMDPEPHSDDYSLGGEIPPLMHVPEPTTLRRQSSSPPLNHPDDYPSHRSFTDSDFSNLDALAPTTPSDGPPDFIAPNPSTRYSLSEASYVDEPPESPQQASLAAIEEKLQQARVTEPQTQAEDKKPPQFIVLAHHHQAVQFRRTQIRGGSDSSEEDEEDEAEDIEWGPATEL; translated from the exons aAACCAGGCATGGAGGAGTTAACAATATGGGAGCAGCATACAATAACGCTAAACAAA GATCCCAAATTGGGCTTTGGCTTTGCCTTATCAGGAGGCAAGGACAAACCCCATCCAGACAGTGGCGATACAGCTGTGATTGTGTCCGACGTGCTGCCCAATGGACCGGCCATGGGTCGCCTGTT CAACAAAGATCAGATTGTCATGGTCAATGGGATCTCCATGGAGAACGTCCACTCCAACTACACCATTCAGACCCTCAAGGCGTTAGACAAGACGGCTAACGTT ACAGTAAAACGGCCACGCAAGATCCACATCCCCGCTACATCCAAGCCGAGTCGGGCCGCCTCCCACTCCAATCTGTTGGACCCAGAGCCTCCGAGGAGAACGCGACGCTACTCGGACGGTAGCGACAACCGAGACGCCAGCCGCTACCGTTCCCGGGCACGCAGCTCCTCGCCTGATCGCAACGGCTATGGAGGCGCCATGCCCTTAATGTCATCAGGGTATAAGAGGCTCCCGCACCATGACATGGCCAACAAGCCCCTCAGGACCACTTTGGTTAAAAAGAAAATCACAGATG AGTATGGATTGAAGCTGGGTAGTCAGATCTTTATCAAGCACATGACTGAAACCGGCCTGGCTGCAAAAGAAGGCACACTGCAGGAGGGAGATCTTATTCTGAAG ATCAATGGCATGACCACAGAGAATCTATCTCTGCTGGAGACCAAGCATCTGGTGGAGAAGAGCCGAGGCAAGCTCACCATGACGGTCCTCCGAGACAACCGCAAGTTCCTGGTCAGCATCCCCGAGGTGGAGGACAGCGCCCCCAACAGCGAGGAGGACCGGCGTAGAAACAGCAGCTCTGAGATGGAGG ACATTTCGGACCTGGATGATCGTTCACCTTCTCATAGAACGTCTCGTCATCCTACCAGAGAGAAACGAACGCACAG AACCAGAGCGGACCTTCCTCTGGTCCACAAATCCAGGGAGTCTTCTCCAGTGCGCTCCACTTTGACTCGACCTCCAAGAGGCTATGCACCTCGTAGAG CTGCGTATGAATCAGAGTCCGACCGCAGCGCGTCACCGCCTCCGGTGAGAATGGACAGTCTGGACATGAGGGACCATTCCAGCAAATACAA aagcCTGTCTGGCCTGTCCACCCTGCCCAATCCAAGATCTTCTTCTGCCCACAACTGGACGTCACCTAGACCTTCCTCATCCTCATCACGGCCCCGCAGGCCTGTGTCGTCCGACTCTGACCGTAGCGCCTCCCCGCCGCCGCACAGAGACAGTCCTCGATTAGACAGATATAA TCCCTTAGTTCTTCCTGCTAATCTGCCTAGCCTGAGAGACTCCCCTATCCTGGTACGCCAGGAACCACCAAGGAGGGTCAACTCTCCCCTCAGAGTCCCACGCCCAG ACTCCGAGTCAGAGTCGGATGGCAGCTCGGCGCCTCCTCGGAGGCAGAGCACCACCTACAGCCAGGATTCTCACAGCAGATACAG AGTTTTGCCAGATGTTTCCTCGCAGCCCAAGCCAAGGCGGCAGGGCGCCTCTGGCGTCCCTGCTCTCAGTGCGTCACACAGAG CTTCGTCAGAGTCTGAATCAGAGGCCAGTTACGCGTCCGTCCCTCGTAGGGACTCAACAGACAGTGAGAACTCCGGCAGAGCCAAAAACAGATACAG AGTCCTTCCTGAGGTCAAGCCATCTTCAGTCCCTGTGAATCCGGAGCCCCCTCGTCGAATCTCATTGCCTGCACAACCACCGCCTCCTCCCGATG ATTCGTCAGAGTCAGACCAGCTGTTTAACCTGCGGAGGTCGGGGAGCTCGGACCGTGGGGATGACCGACGTAG TGCTCCAGATGTGGCAAACAAAAGTGGTACTGTGAGGTCTGGAATCTCCGTGAAGAACAATCCACCAGTCCACT ACACCGCTCCGGCCAAGCCTGCTGAAGAGCCCATCTACTCCTTACCTCCAGATTCGTACTCGACCTCCAACCCAGG GTACAGCTCCGACTTGCAAACTGTGTCCTTTGTCAAAGAGGGCAGCGTGGGCCTGAGGCTGGTGGGCGGCAATGACGTCGGCATCTTTGTGGGAGGAGTGCAGCCCAACAGCCCCGCCTATGAGCAGGGAATGAAAGAGGGAGACCAGATCTTGAAG GTCAATAACACAGACTTTGGCCATTACACTCGAGAGGAAGCCGCCAATTTCCTTCTGAACATCAAGAGAGGAGAGAAAGTGGACATCCGCACTCAGAACAAGATGGACA tttataAGAAGATCATCAAGTCCAACCTGGGGGACAACTTCTACATCCGCACGCACTTTGACCACGAGACTGATCACCCCATCGGGCTTAACTTCACACGAGGAGAGGTGTTCCGTGTGGTGGACACCATGCACCGTGGGAAGCTGGGCAACTGGCTGGCCATACGCATGGGGAACGACCTGCATGAGCTGGACAAAGGCACTATCCCCAACCAGAACAG GGCCGAGGCACTGGCCAGCCAAGAGCAGGCGCAGAGAGCAAGTGGGGAGCGGCAGGTGTCGGGACCCAGGGCTGAGTTCTGGAAACTACGGGGCCTCAGAGGGAACAAAAAGAATGACAAGAACGTGCGGCGCTCTCGCGACGACCTCCTGCAGCTCACCATTCAAGGCAAATTCCCAGCCTATGAGAGAGTCCTGCTCAGAGAAG CTAATTTCAAACGACCCATCGTCATCCTGGGTCCTCTTAATGATATTGCAATGGAGAAGCTGGCCAGAGAGTTGCCTGATGAATATGAAGTGGCTG AGATGGTTCCTCGCAGTGGTGGAGGAGACAGCAGCTCAACGGTTATAAAACTGGACACTGTGAGAAGGATAGCAGAGAAG GACAAGCACCCTCTTTTGGACATCACTCCCACTGCTGTGGAGAGGCTGAACTACATCCAGTATCACCCGATGGTGATATTCCTGGACCCCCACAGCCGCAAAGACGTCAAGGCCATGAGGCAGAGGTACAGCCCTGACTCCAACAAGAGCTCCAGACGACTCTACTCGCAGGCACTCAAACTGAGGAAACACTGCAGCCATCTTTTCTCAG CACGTGTTGATCTGCAGCCCGGCTCCAATATTTGGTACCAAGTTCTAAAAGATAAGATTCGCCACCAGCAGTCCAAACCAGTCTGGGTCTCTGAAGTCACG TTGGAAAGTGGTGGACAACAGGACCTGGACGCTCTGGATCAAACCCAGTCAGACTACCTCAGCGCCGCAAGTGACTTGGAGGACACAGACGGTGAGGCCTTCACCGATGGCGAGGTCTATACGGACAACGAGGACTTGGACGAGGCCTACCCGGGTCAGGAGGCAGCCAGGAGCTCCAGGATATCAGGAGCGGCTCTTGCTCGATCATCTGAGCCCGCCTGGGGCCACCGCAGCCCTGACGACATGGACCCCGAGCCTCATTCCGATGATTACTCTCTGGGCGGGGAAATCCCGCCTCTGATGCACGTGCCTGAGCCCACAACACTCCGCCGACAGAGTAGCAGCCCGCCTCTCAATCATCCGGATGACTACCCTTCTCACCGCAGTTTTACAGACTCTGACTTCAGCAACCTGGACGCCCTGGCACCCACCACTCCATCAGATGGTCCCCCGGATTTTATTGCCCCCAATCCATCCACACGATACTCTTTGAGTGAGGCCTCGTATGTAGATGAGCCTCCTGAGAGCCCTCAACAAGCCAGCCTGGCTGCTATTGAGGAGAAATTACAGCAG GCCCGTGTGACAGAGCCGCAGACACAAGCGGAGGACAAGAAGCCCCCCCAGTTCATCGT GCTGGCACATCATCACCAAGCAGTCCAGTTCAGGCGCACGCAGATCCGAGGAGGCAGCGACAGTTCcgaggaggatgaggaagacGAGGCGGAGGACATCGAATGGGGTCCAGCGACAGAACTGTAG